The following proteins are encoded in a genomic region of Toxotes jaculatrix isolate fToxJac2 chromosome 3, fToxJac2.pri, whole genome shotgun sequence:
- the LOC121179846 gene encoding serine/threonine-protein kinase 4-like — MENKDKVQMRHHPRRQLKKLSEDSLTKQPEEVFDVLEKLGEGSYGCVFKANYKETGEIVAIKQVPVESDLQEIIKEISIMQQCNSPHVVRYYGSYFKNTDLWIVMEYCGAGSVSDIIRIRNSTLKEEEIATILQSTLKGLEYLHFMRKIHRDIKAGNILLNTEGQAKLADFGVAGQLTDTMAKRNTVIGTPFWMAPEVIQEIGYNCVADIWSLGITAIEMAEGKPPYADIHPMRAIFMIPTNPPPTFRSPDLWSSEFRDFVSQCLVKNPENRATATQLLQHPFIKSAKPNAVLRALITDAMEIKLKRQEEAEQREQDAEDDDNSDDDEVDQGTMVRAGTGDSGTIRAAGSLGGTAQTMIAHEDMGTMQSQLGTMVINSDDEDEEEAGTMKRRDETIQPAKPSFLEYFEQKEKEANSQNDGGGRGENNADNRKLPGEGDLEVMSTWTVEDLRQRLASLDPQMEQEIEEIRQRYQAKRQPIMDAIEAKKRRQQNF, encoded by the exons GCAGTTGAAGAAGCTGAGCGAGGACAGTCTCACCAAGCAGCCAGAGGAAGTCTTTGATGTGCTGGAGAAGCTGGGCGAGGG GTCGTACGGCTGTGTGTTTAAGGCCAATTATAAAGAGACGGGGGAGATCGTAGCCATCAAACAGGTTCCTGTGGAGTCGGATCTACAGGAGATCATTAAGGAAATATCCATAATGCAGCAGTGTAACAG TCCACATGTGGTGCGTTACTACGGCAGCTACTTCAAAAACACTGACCTGTGGATCGTCATGGAATATTGTGGAGCTGGATCAGTGTCTGATATCATTCGAATACGCAACAGCACG ctaaaagaagaagagaTAGCCACCATCCTGCAGTCGACGCTGAAGGGTCTGGAGTATCTCCACTTCATGAGGAAGATCCACAGAGACATCAAAGCAGGAAACATCCTGCTGAACACAGAGGGTCAGGCCAAACTGGCCGACTTTGGAGTTGCCGGACAGCTCACA gaCACCATGGCGAAGAGAAACACCGTCATCGGCACGCCGTTCTGGATGGCTCCAGAGGTCATACAGGAGATCGGCTACAACTGCGTGGCTGACATCTGGTCCCTGGGAATAACGGCCATAGAGATGGCTGAGGGGAAGCCGCCCTATGCTGACATACACCCGATGAGG GCCATCTTCATGATTCCCACCAACCCTCCTCCGACGTTTCGGAGCCCAGACCTGTGGTCGTCGGAGTTTCGAGACTTTGTCAGCCAGTGTTTGGTGAAGAATCCAGAGAACAGGGCGACGGCCACACAGCTGTTACAG CATCCATTTATCAAGTCAGCCAAGCCCAACGCCGTCCTCAGAGCGCTGATCACAGACGCCATGGAGATCAAGCtgaagagacaggaagaggcagagcagagagaacaggACGCAGAAGACGATGACAACTCG gatgaCGATGAGGTCGACCAGGGGACGATGGTGCGGGCGGGGACAGGAGACTCAGGGACCATCCGGGCCGCAGGTTCGCTCGGCGGCACGGCGCAGACTATGATCGCACACGAGGACATGGGAACCATGCAGTCACAGCTGGGCACCATGGTCATCAACTCTGATGATGAGGACGAGGAAGAGGCCGGGACAATGAAAA gGAGAGACGAGACGATCCAGCCAGCGAAGCCGTCCTTCCTCGAGTACTTtgagcagaaagagaaggaggccAACAGTCAGAACGacggaggaggacgaggagagaACAACGCAGACAACCGCAAACTGCCCGGCGAAGGAGATCTTGAAGtg ATGAGCACGTGGACGGTGGAGGACCTGCGGCAGAGACTCGCCTCTCTGGACCCTCAGATGGAGCAGGAGATCGAGGAGATCCGTCAGCGCTACCAGGCCAAGAGACAGCCCATCATGGACGCCATCGAGGCCAAAAAACGGCGGCAGCAGAACTTCTGA